In Carya illinoinensis cultivar Pawnee chromosome 10, C.illinoinensisPawnee_v1, whole genome shotgun sequence, one DNA window encodes the following:
- the LOC122279731 gene encoding uncharacterized GPI-anchored protein At1g61900-like isoform X1 produces the protein MVSLFVSDTSEGMKERVTLKLSLISIIFVEVFLLALCCHESRCSELNHVKDFVLVDKKRDAVLPEISPSGSPRPFLPLLAPSPLVPFTNTTVPKLSGVCMLNFSAALSLMSVTAIDCWSAFAPFLANVICCPQLEATLAILIGQSSKETNVLALNGTLAKPCLSDIEQILVGQGANDSLAQICSVHGSNLTQASCPVKDVNEFETIVDTSKLLAACKEIDPVKECCAQICQGAILEAATRIALKSSELMSMDGLHILPRHSTRVNDCKSIVLRWLASKLDPSHAKKVLRGLSNCNVNKVCPLVFPDMRNVATGCGDGMSNQTTCCRAMESYVSHLQKQIFITNLQALDCATSLGTKLRKSGITKDVYSLCHISLKDFSLQVGNQEAGCLLPSMPSDATFDTSSGVSFLCDLNDNIPAPWPTTSKVPASSCNKTVKIPALPAVASAQSGTCASFHSPKDTVQIGQFGSIKLVMKYLCPSNSIFMKRT, from the exons ATGGTCTCTCTGTTTGTGAGTGATACTAGTGAAGGCATGAAAGAGAGGGTAACTCTCAAGCTCAGTCTCATCAGTATCATTTTTGTGGAAGTGTTTCTGTTGGCTCTAT GTTGCCATGAATCTCGCTGCAGCGAGTTAAATCATGTTAAAGATTTTGTTTTAGTGGATAAAAAAAGGGATGCTGTTCTTCCTGAGATCTCTCCCAGTGGGTCTCCTCGGCCTTTTCTGCCTCTTCTTGCACCGTCACCATTGGTACCCTTCACAAATACCACTGTCCCGAAATTATCAG GTGTGTGTATGTTGAACTTCAGTGCTGCTCTAAGCTTGATGAGTGTAACAGCAATAGATTGTTGGTCTGCATTTGCACCCTTTCTGGCGAATGTAATTTGTTGTCCACAACTGGAAGCCACCCTTGCAATTCTCATTGGTCAATCAAGCAAAGAAACCAATGTGCTTGCTTTAAATGGTACCCTTGCCAAACCTTGTCTCTCGGATATTGAGCAGATTTTGGTAGGCCAGGGTGCAAACGATAGCCTCGCACAGATATGCTCAGTGCACGGTTCAAATCTCACTCAAGCATCATGCCCAGTCAAAGATGTTAATGAGTTTGAGACCATTGTTGATACATCTAAGCTTCTGGCAGCTTGTAAAGAGATTGATCCTGTAAAAGAATGTTGTGCCCAAATTTGTCAGGGCGCAATATTAGAAGCTGCTACGAGGATTGCTTTGAAATCTTCCGAGCTTATGAGCATGGATGGGCTCCACATCTTACCTCGGCACTCTACTAGGGTAAATGATTGTAAAAGTATTGTCCTCCGTTGGCTGGCTAGTAAACTTGATCCTTCTCATGCGAAGAAAGTTCTGAGAGGACTATCGAACTGCAATGTAAATAAAG TTTGCCCCCTGGTTTTCCCTGACATGAGGAATGTAGCAACGGGCTGTGGGGATGGGATGAGTAACCAGACAACATGCTGTAGGGCCATGGAAAGCTACGTGTCCCACTTGCAAAAGCAGATTTTTATAACCAACTTGCAAGCTTTGGATTGTGCTACATCATTGGGAACAAAGTTAAGAAAATCAGGAATTACCAAAGATGTGTATAGTCTCTGCCATATAAGCCTCAAGGATTTCTCCCTCCAAG TTGGAAATCAAG AGGCTGGATGTCTTTTGCCAAGCATGCCTTCTGATGCAACTTTTGACACGTCTTCAGGAGTAAGCTTCCTTTGTGATCTTAATGACAACATTCCAGCTCCCTGGCCCACAACATCTAAAGTGCCAGCTTCATCATGCAATAAAA CTGTCAAAATTCCTGCACTTCCAGCAGTGGCATCTGCTCAAAGTGGTACGTGTGCATCTTTTCATTCACCAAAAGATACAGTGCAAATAGGCCAATTTGGTTCCATCAAGTTGGTTATGAAGTATCTATGCCCTTCCAATTCAATCTTCATGAAAAGGACATGA
- the LOC122279731 gene encoding uncharacterized GPI-anchored protein At1g61900-like isoform X3, with protein sequence MVSLFVSDTSEGMKERVTLKLSLISIIFVEVFLLALCCHESRCSELNHVKDFVLVDKKRDAVLPEISPSGSPRPFLPLLAPSPLVPFTNTTVPKLSGVCMLNFSAALSLMSVTAIDCWSAFAPFLANVICCPQLEATLAILIGQSSKETNVLALNGTLAKPCLSDIEQILVGQGANDSLAQICSVHGSNLTQASCPVKDVNEFETIVDTSKLLAACKEIDPVKECCAQICQGAILEAATRIALKSSELMSMDGLHILPRHSTRVNDCKSIVLRWLASKLDPSHAKKVLRGLSNCNVNKVCPLVFPDMRNVATGCGDGMSNQTTCCRAMESYVSHLQKQIFITNLQALDCATSLGTKLRKSGITKDVYSLCHISLKDFSLQVGNQGNGHNSYTARIDSHRLSL encoded by the exons ATGGTCTCTCTGTTTGTGAGTGATACTAGTGAAGGCATGAAAGAGAGGGTAACTCTCAAGCTCAGTCTCATCAGTATCATTTTTGTGGAAGTGTTTCTGTTGGCTCTAT GTTGCCATGAATCTCGCTGCAGCGAGTTAAATCATGTTAAAGATTTTGTTTTAGTGGATAAAAAAAGGGATGCTGTTCTTCCTGAGATCTCTCCCAGTGGGTCTCCTCGGCCTTTTCTGCCTCTTCTTGCACCGTCACCATTGGTACCCTTCACAAATACCACTGTCCCGAAATTATCAG GTGTGTGTATGTTGAACTTCAGTGCTGCTCTAAGCTTGATGAGTGTAACAGCAATAGATTGTTGGTCTGCATTTGCACCCTTTCTGGCGAATGTAATTTGTTGTCCACAACTGGAAGCCACCCTTGCAATTCTCATTGGTCAATCAAGCAAAGAAACCAATGTGCTTGCTTTAAATGGTACCCTTGCCAAACCTTGTCTCTCGGATATTGAGCAGATTTTGGTAGGCCAGGGTGCAAACGATAGCCTCGCACAGATATGCTCAGTGCACGGTTCAAATCTCACTCAAGCATCATGCCCAGTCAAAGATGTTAATGAGTTTGAGACCATTGTTGATACATCTAAGCTTCTGGCAGCTTGTAAAGAGATTGATCCTGTAAAAGAATGTTGTGCCCAAATTTGTCAGGGCGCAATATTAGAAGCTGCTACGAGGATTGCTTTGAAATCTTCCGAGCTTATGAGCATGGATGGGCTCCACATCTTACCTCGGCACTCTACTAGGGTAAATGATTGTAAAAGTATTGTCCTCCGTTGGCTGGCTAGTAAACTTGATCCTTCTCATGCGAAGAAAGTTCTGAGAGGACTATCGAACTGCAATGTAAATAAAG TTTGCCCCCTGGTTTTCCCTGACATGAGGAATGTAGCAACGGGCTGTGGGGATGGGATGAGTAACCAGACAACATGCTGTAGGGCCATGGAAAGCTACGTGTCCCACTTGCAAAAGCAGATTTTTATAACCAACTTGCAAGCTTTGGATTGTGCTACATCATTGGGAACAAAGTTAAGAAAATCAGGAATTACCAAAGATGTGTATAGTCTCTGCCATATAAGCCTCAAGGATTTCTCCCTCCAAG TTGGAAATCAAGGTAATGGACATAATTCATATACAGCGAGAATTGATAGTCATAGACTCAGTCTATAG
- the LOC122278251 gene encoding uncharacterized protein LOC122278251: protein MGNCCRSEHRSMVSAGDDWGSLMPKKEEEAENKCDMKKQRLLGDQKGAFGRSPASSTSITSSSSCSTAHVTREVKIKIRKEELEELLGRVDVQGLSAKQVLESWLVHAADRRFNNVLAEHHRPWRPALQSIPEVN from the coding sequence ATGGGAAACTGTTGTAGAAGTGAACACAGGTCGATGGTATCGGCTGGTGATGACTGGGGATCTCTCATGccgaagaaggaagaagaagctgAAAACAAATGCGACATGAAAAAGCAGAGACTACTTGGTGATCAAAAGGGAGCCTTTGGGCGGTCTCCAGCTTCTTCTACCAGCATTACTAGTAGTAGTAGTTGTAGTACTGCTCATGTTACGAGGGAAGTGAAGATCAAGATTAGAAAGGAGGAGCTGGAGGAGTTGTTAGGAAGAGTGGACGTGCAAGGGTTGTCTGCTAAACAGGTCCTCGAGAGCTGGTTGGTACACGCTGCTGACCGGAGATTTAATAACGTGCTGGCAGAGCATCACCGGCCGTGGAGGCCGGCCCTGCAGAGTATTCCAGAGGTTAATTAG
- the LOC122279731 gene encoding uncharacterized GPI-anchored protein At1g61900-like isoform X2 — MVSLFVSDTSEGMKERVTLKLSLISIIFVEVFLLALCCHESRCSELNHVKDFVLVDKKRDAVLPEISPSGSPRPFLPLLAPSPLVPFTNTTVPKLSGVCMLNFSAALSLMSVTAIDCWSAFAPFLANVICCPQLEATLAILIGQSSKETNVLALNGTLAKPCLSDIEQILVGQGANDSLAQICSVHGSNLTQASCPVKDVNEFETIVDTSKLLAACKEIDPVKECCAQICQGAILEAATRIALKSSELMSMDGLHILPRHSTRVNDCKSIVLRWLASKLDPSHAKKVLRGLSNCNVNKVCPLVFPDMRNVATGCGDGMSNQTTCCRAMESYVSHLQKQIFITNLQALDCATSLGTKLRKSGITKDVYSLCHISLKDFSLQVGNQEAGCLLPSMPSDATFDTSSGVSFLCDLNDNIPAPWPTTSKVPASSCNKTVKIPALPAVASAQSGFHTDNVRHFLLFASSMVLIMVV; from the exons ATGGTCTCTCTGTTTGTGAGTGATACTAGTGAAGGCATGAAAGAGAGGGTAACTCTCAAGCTCAGTCTCATCAGTATCATTTTTGTGGAAGTGTTTCTGTTGGCTCTAT GTTGCCATGAATCTCGCTGCAGCGAGTTAAATCATGTTAAAGATTTTGTTTTAGTGGATAAAAAAAGGGATGCTGTTCTTCCTGAGATCTCTCCCAGTGGGTCTCCTCGGCCTTTTCTGCCTCTTCTTGCACCGTCACCATTGGTACCCTTCACAAATACCACTGTCCCGAAATTATCAG GTGTGTGTATGTTGAACTTCAGTGCTGCTCTAAGCTTGATGAGTGTAACAGCAATAGATTGTTGGTCTGCATTTGCACCCTTTCTGGCGAATGTAATTTGTTGTCCACAACTGGAAGCCACCCTTGCAATTCTCATTGGTCAATCAAGCAAAGAAACCAATGTGCTTGCTTTAAATGGTACCCTTGCCAAACCTTGTCTCTCGGATATTGAGCAGATTTTGGTAGGCCAGGGTGCAAACGATAGCCTCGCACAGATATGCTCAGTGCACGGTTCAAATCTCACTCAAGCATCATGCCCAGTCAAAGATGTTAATGAGTTTGAGACCATTGTTGATACATCTAAGCTTCTGGCAGCTTGTAAAGAGATTGATCCTGTAAAAGAATGTTGTGCCCAAATTTGTCAGGGCGCAATATTAGAAGCTGCTACGAGGATTGCTTTGAAATCTTCCGAGCTTATGAGCATGGATGGGCTCCACATCTTACCTCGGCACTCTACTAGGGTAAATGATTGTAAAAGTATTGTCCTCCGTTGGCTGGCTAGTAAACTTGATCCTTCTCATGCGAAGAAAGTTCTGAGAGGACTATCGAACTGCAATGTAAATAAAG TTTGCCCCCTGGTTTTCCCTGACATGAGGAATGTAGCAACGGGCTGTGGGGATGGGATGAGTAACCAGACAACATGCTGTAGGGCCATGGAAAGCTACGTGTCCCACTTGCAAAAGCAGATTTTTATAACCAACTTGCAAGCTTTGGATTGTGCTACATCATTGGGAACAAAGTTAAGAAAATCAGGAATTACCAAAGATGTGTATAGTCTCTGCCATATAAGCCTCAAGGATTTCTCCCTCCAAG TTGGAAATCAAG AGGCTGGATGTCTTTTGCCAAGCATGCCTTCTGATGCAACTTTTGACACGTCTTCAGGAGTAAGCTTCCTTTGTGATCTTAATGACAACATTCCAGCTCCCTGGCCCACAACATCTAAAGTGCCAGCTTCATCATGCAATAAAA CTGTCAAAATTCCTGCACTTCCAGCAGTGGCATCTGCTCAAAGTG GATTTCATACGGATAATGTCAGGCATTTTCTACTCTTTGCTTCCTCGATGGTCCTCATAATGGTCGTGTGA